In the Drosophila takahashii strain IR98-3 E-12201 chromosome 3R, DtakHiC1v2, whole genome shotgun sequence genome, one interval contains:
- the ps gene encoding RNA-binding protein Pasilla isoform X7, producing the protein MKILVPAVASGAIIGKGGETIASLQKDTGARVKMSKSHDFYPGTTERVCLITGSTEAIMVVLEFIMDKIREKPDLTNKIVDAESKQTQERDKQVKILVPNSTAGMIIGKGGAFIKQIKEESGSYVQISQKPKDVSLQERCITIIGDKENNKNACKMILSKIVEDPQSGTCLNVSYADVSGPVANFNPTGSPYATNQNAINSSTASLNSTLGTTIGGANSAASLLVNGTGINLSINLGSPNPAPNLAVATQLLEHIKVAMRGSGYSETVTNDVVAALGVLAKYGVLGMGVGVPHTNGAHSTLGNFLGVTTLDQQTAAAASAATASNVFGAVGQVNLEQYAAAAAAAAAASRPTQSQLDAAAVQFDPFRHLGSATAPGATPVSLNNNSFGLTAATGTATTAQLGGLSKSPTPGDLSSKDSKNVEVPEVIIGAILGPNGRSLVEIQHVSGANVQISKKGIFAPGTRNRIVTITGQPSAIAKAQYLIEQKINEEETKRARQIPLTTVVN; encoded by the exons ATGAAAATACTGGTGCCCGCGGTGGCCTCCGGGGCCATTATTGGCAAAGGTGGCGAGACGATCGCCTCGCTGCAGAAGGACACGGGTGCTAGGGTCAAGATGTCCAAGTCCCATGACTTTTACCCAG GCACCACTGAACGCGTGTGCCTCATCACCGGCTCCACGGAGGCCATCATGGTCGTGCTAGAGTTCATCATGGACAAGATCCGCGAGAAGCCCGACCTGACCAACAAGATCGTCGACGCCGAGTCGAAACAGACCCAGGAGCGCGACAAGCAGGTCAAGATCCTGGTGCCCAACTCGACGGCCGGCATGATCATCGGCAAGGGCGGTGCCTTCATCAAACAGATCAAGGAGGAGAGCGGCTCCTATGTCCAGATCTCGCAGAAGCCCAAGGATGTCTCGCTGCAGGAGCGCTGCATCACCATTATCGGCGACAAGGAGAACAACAAGAACGCCTGCAAGATGATCCTCTCGAAGATCGTCGAGGACCCGCAGTCGGGCACCTGCCTGAATGTCTCCTACGCGGACGTCAGCGGCCCGGTGGCCAACTTCAATCCGACCGGCTCCCCGTATGCCACCAACCAGAATGCCATCAACTCGAGCACCGCCTCGCTCAACTCCACGCTGGGCACCACGATCGGTGGTGCGAACTCGGCGGCCAGCCTGCTAGTCAACGGCACCGGCATCAATTTGTCCATCAACCTGGGCTCCCCCAATCCGGCGCCCAATCTAGCGGTGGCCACGCAGCTGCTCGAGCATATTAAG GTTGCCATGCGCGGCTCTGGCTACTCGGAGACGGTCACGAACGACGTTGTCGCCGCTCTGGGCGTCCTCGCCAAGTACGGCGTCCTCGGAATGGGCGTGGGCGTGCCGCACACCAACGGCGCCCACTCGACGCTGGGCAACTTCCTCGGCGTGACGACGCTGGACCAGCAGACTGCGGCCGCCGCATCCGCGGCCACCGCCAGCAATGTGTTCGGTGCCGTCGGCCAGGTGAATCTGGAGCAGTATGCCGCCGCAGCGGCCGCTGCAGCTGCCGCCAGCCGGCCGACGCAGTCGCAACTGGACGCTGCCGCGGTGCAATTCGATCCATTCCGCCATTTGGGCTCGGCCACGGCGCCGGGCGCCACGCCCGTATCGCTGAACAACAACAGCTTCGGGCTGACGGCAGCCACGGGAACGGCGACCACGGCGCAGCTGGGCGGACTCAGCAAGAGCCCCACCCCGGGCGACCTGAGCTCCAAGGACTCGAAGAACGTCGAGGTGCCGGAAGTGATTATCGGCGCTATTCTAG GTCCGAACGGTCGTAGTTTAGTTGAAATTCAACATGTTTCTGGCGCAAATGTGCAAATTTCCAAAAAGGGCATATTCGCACCTGGCACTAGAAATCGCATTGTAACCATAACTGGTCAGCCGAGTGCCATTGCCAAAGCGCAATATCTAATTGAACAGAAAATCAACGAGGAGGAGACAAAGAGGGCGCGACAAATTCCATTAACCACTGTtgtgaattaa
- the ps gene encoding RNA-binding protein Pasilla isoform X1, whose product MESIMKAAMDRAAEQLIQQFGFDYLQQQLQQQHQQQQQEQEPESEIEHLTYQYQQSKPSHMQQLACNYQPRHSTTTSSPSSTHSLASGSSSNSSSGSSSSNISNIGNISNISNISNNSRHSNHSNAAYSLAVHSYTQQEIPANPSHVPPHQMDQSPLSENGSPNVTPGVQTPPATSGGSATAAAAATSTGANGQQQLQLGNYKTNSCWCYGETTYHMKILVPAVASGAIIGKGGETIASLQKDTGARVKMSKSHDFYPGTTERVCLITGSTEAIMVVLEFIMDKIREKPDLTNKIVDAESKQTQERDKQVKILVPNSTAGMIIGKGGAFIKQIKEESGSYVQISQKPKDVSLQERCITIIGDKENNKNACKMILSKIVEDPQSGTCLNVSYADVSGPVANFNPTGSPYATNQNAINSSTASLNSTLGTTIGGANSAASLLVNGTGINLSINLGSPNPAPNLAVATQLLEHIKVAMRGSGYSETVTNDVVAALGVLAKYGVLGMGVGVPHTNGAHSTLGNFLGVTTLDQQTAAAASAATASNVFGAVGQVNLEQYAAAAAAAAAASRPTQSQLDAAAVQFDPFRHLGSATAPGATPVSLNNNSFGLTAATGTATTAQLGGLSKSPTPGDLSSKDSKNVEVPEVIIGAILGPNGRSLVEIQHVSGANVQISKKGIFAPGTRNRIVTITGQPSAIAKAQYLIEQKINEEETKRARQIPLTTVVN is encoded by the exons ATGGAGAGTATTATGAAGGCGGCCATGGACAGGGCGGCCGAGCAGCTGATTCAGCAGTTTGGCTTTGATTACctacagcagcagctgcagcagcaacatcaacagcagcaacaagaacaagaaccAGAAAGCGAAATCGAACATCTCACATATCAATATCAGCAATCAAAGCCCTCACATATGCAGCAATTAGCTTGTAACTATCAGCCACGACATTCCACAACCACGTCGTCGCCCTCATCAACACATTCGCTggccagcggcagcagcagcaacagcagcagcggcagcagcagcagcaacatcagcaacatcgGCAATATCAGCAACAtaagcaacatcagcaacaacagcagacaCAGCAATCATAGCAACGCTGCATACTCATTAGCCGTTCATAGCTATACACAGCAAGAAATCCCGGCTAATCCCAGTCATGTTCCGCCTCATCAGATGGATCAGTCGCCCCTGAGTGAGAATGGTTCGCCGAATGTCACGCCAGGTGTCCAGACGCCGCCTGCAACATCGGGTGGCTCTgcaacagcggcagcagcagcaacatcgacgGGTGCCAACGGccaacagcaactgcagctgGGCAACTATAAGACTAACTCCTGCTGGTGTTACG GCGAGACAACGTATCACATGAAAATACTGGTGCCCGCGGTGGCCTCCGGGGCCATTATTGGCAAAGGTGGCGAGACGATCGCCTCGCTGCAGAAGGACACGGGTGCTAGGGTCAAGATGTCCAAGTCCCATGACTTTTACCCAG GCACCACTGAACGCGTGTGCCTCATCACCGGCTCCACGGAGGCCATCATGGTCGTGCTAGAGTTCATCATGGACAAGATCCGCGAGAAGCCCGACCTGACCAACAAGATCGTCGACGCCGAGTCGAAACAGACCCAGGAGCGCGACAAGCAGGTCAAGATCCTGGTGCCCAACTCGACGGCCGGCATGATCATCGGCAAGGGCGGTGCCTTCATCAAACAGATCAAGGAGGAGAGCGGCTCCTATGTCCAGATCTCGCAGAAGCCCAAGGATGTCTCGCTGCAGGAGCGCTGCATCACCATTATCGGCGACAAGGAGAACAACAAGAACGCCTGCAAGATGATCCTCTCGAAGATCGTCGAGGACCCGCAGTCGGGCACCTGCCTGAATGTCTCCTACGCGGACGTCAGCGGCCCGGTGGCCAACTTCAATCCGACCGGCTCCCCGTATGCCACCAACCAGAATGCCATCAACTCGAGCACCGCCTCGCTCAACTCCACGCTGGGCACCACGATCGGTGGTGCGAACTCGGCGGCCAGCCTGCTAGTCAACGGCACCGGCATCAATTTGTCCATCAACCTGGGCTCCCCCAATCCGGCGCCCAATCTAGCGGTGGCCACGCAGCTGCTCGAGCATATTAAG GTTGCCATGCGCGGCTCTGGCTACTCGGAGACGGTCACGAACGACGTTGTCGCCGCTCTGGGCGTCCTCGCCAAGTACGGCGTCCTCGGAATGGGCGTGGGCGTGCCGCACACCAACGGCGCCCACTCGACGCTGGGCAACTTCCTCGGCGTGACGACGCTGGACCAGCAGACTGCGGCCGCCGCATCCGCGGCCACCGCCAGCAATGTGTTCGGTGCCGTCGGCCAGGTGAATCTGGAGCAGTATGCCGCCGCAGCGGCCGCTGCAGCTGCCGCCAGCCGGCCGACGCAGTCGCAACTGGACGCTGCCGCGGTGCAATTCGATCCATTCCGCCATTTGGGCTCGGCCACGGCGCCGGGCGCCACGCCCGTATCGCTGAACAACAACAGCTTCGGGCTGACGGCAGCCACGGGAACGGCGACCACGGCGCAGCTGGGCGGACTCAGCAAGAGCCCCACCCCGGGCGACCTGAGCTCCAAGGACTCGAAGAACGTCGAGGTGCCGGAAGTGATTATCGGCGCTATTCTAG GTCCGAACGGTCGTAGTTTAGTTGAAATTCAACATGTTTCTGGCGCAAATGTGCAAATTTCCAAAAAGGGCATATTCGCACCTGGCACTAGAAATCGCATTGTAACCATAACTGGTCAGCCGAGTGCCATTGCCAAAGCGCAATATCTAATTGAACAGAAAATCAACGAGGAGGAGACAAAGAGGGCGCGACAAATTCCATTAACCACTGTtgtgaattaa